The Patescibacteria group bacterium DNA segment ATAAAAAAGTGCTCGCAAATTCTTTATAAAGCATACGACCAGTGATATAATCACGTAGTATGTTTAGCTATCTTACGCGCCCGGCCTTTTTTATTTCTGCCCTGCTCATCGTTGCAATAGGAGGATTGGTGTTTGTGGCAGTCAAAGATGATGGCCCTCAATATGATACTGCAATAGCAGAGCGAAAAGACCTTATACAAGAGGTTAGTATTATTGGTCGCGTGGTAGCGGCTCAACATGTAGACCTCGCATTTGAGAAAATAGGAAGAGTAGCCTGGGTTGGGGTTGATGTTGGAGACAGGGTTTCAAAAAATCAAGCACTTGTTCGCCTTGAAAATGGCGATGTTGTGGCTTTGATGAATCAGGCAGAGGCAAATCTCAAGATTCAGAAAGCAACACTCAGTGATTTAGTAAAGGGATCCAGTGAAGAAGAAATAAATGTACAAAAGGTCAAAGTTGCAAATGCAGAGGTTTCGATTCAGGAAGCAAAACAAAATCTCGTTGACAACATTCAGGACGCATTTACTAAATCAGATGACGCAATCCGCAATAAAGTAGACCAGTTTATCAGTAACCCAAACGGAACAAGTCCACAAATGGATTTTACAATATCTAGTAGCCAACTAAAAAATGATATTGAACAGGAGAGAGTAAATATAAAAAGCATTTTGTCACTATGGCAGTCATCTTTGTTAAACCTTTCTACCGTCAGCGTTTTAGATTTATATACGACAGAAACAAAAACCAATTTGAACAGCATAAAAGGATTCTTAGATGATGTGTCTCTCGCAGTCAACACAGTGTTGCCAAGTTCAACTCTCACGCAGACTACCATTGACGGGTACAAGAGTGATGTGTCAATAGCGCGGACGAATATTAATATTGCCATTTCAAATCTATCAACTGCTGAAGAAAAATTGACTACGGCAGAATCTGCGCTTTCCCTCGCTAAACAAGAACTCATTCTATTGGAGTCTGGTGCAACGCCCGAGAAAATAGCGGCACAAGAAGCTAAAGTGGAAGAAGCAGATGCCAGTGTAGATAACCACAGAGCACAAGTCGCAAAAACCACCATACACGCTCCCATAAGCGGCATTGTAACCGAGCAAGAGGCAAAGGTGGGGGAAATTGTAGCTGCAAATTCAAATATCGTTTCACTTATCTCAACATCTCAATTTGAAATAGAAACGAATATTCCCGAGGCGGACATAGCAGAAGTTGTCGTTGGTAACACCGCTTTTGTGACTTTGGATGCATACAGTGATGACGATATTTTTAATGCAATCGTTGTCTCAATAAATCCTGCAGAGACAATCATCGAAGGCGTTGCAACCTATAAAGCAACACTGCAATTTGAAGAAAAGGATGAACGGATAAAGTCGGGTATGACAGCAAATATTGATATTATCACTGCTTCAAAAGAAGCAGTTATTGTAGTGCCGACCCGTGCTATTATTTCACAAAACAAAAACAAGATAGTGCGCGTTCTAGAAAATGGAATAATGAGAAGCATTGTCGTAGAGACAGGGATCCGCAGCTCTGAAGGTACCACGGAAATTGTATCCGGTATAAAGGAAGGTGACGAGATAATAGTCCTTATAAGAGAATAGTGGTACATCAAAACGTATGAAGATTATTGATGCTCGTGATATAGAAAAAACGTATCCCGATGGAACCCGTGCCCTTCGCGGGATTTCTTTTTCGATTGAGGAGGGAATGTTTGTTGCCATTATGGGTCCGTCAGGCTCCGGCAAATCAACACTACTTCATATCCTTGGGTTTTTGGATAAAGAGACCGATGGCACCTATCTTTTTGACGGAAAATCCATGAAAGACTATTCAGAGGATGAGATAGCGCATGTACGAAACAAGAAAATGGGATTTGTGTTCCAGATGTTTAATCTCCTTCCGAGAACAAGCGTACTTGATAATGTGAAACTACCATTGATCTATTCTGACGTAAAAGAATCTGAGTGGGACAAAAAGGCATTTGAGGCTATCGAATCGGTAGGAATGTCACACAGGATGCACCATGATTCATCCCGCCTCTCAGGAGGTGAAAAACAAAGAGCTGCAATGGCACGAGCATTGGTAAACAATCCGCAGATTATTTTTGCAGATGAGCCGACCGGGAACCTTGATTCAAAATCAGGGGAAATGGTGATGGAGACTCTCCAAAAATTAAACGATAGGGGACACACGATAATACTTATTACACATGAGACTTACACCGCCGAACATGCAGAACGAATTATTCACATTCGTGATGGAAGGGTCGATAGTGACACTATAGTAAATAACCGAAACAGAGTGAAAGACTTCACAAAATAATGGGATGAATCCCGATAGTAATCACGGACACTGAAACACATTATGTTAAGAAAATTGATTATAAACAGAAGTTTAATATTTAGGCAAGGATTGAACTAGTCCGTGCCCTATTACTATCGGGATGAATATAAAATACGCATTAAAATCAGCAGTTATCGGTCTTCAGACGAATAAAATCCGTTCACTTCTTACGATACTCGGTATTGTTATCGGTATCGCCTCCATTATTTTAATGATGTCTATTGGAAAAGGTGCGGAGAATTTAATTTTAAACGAGATAAGTGGATTTGGTGCAGAAACTATTGTTATACGACCAGGACAGGAGCCAACTGGACCGAGCGACATAGGGGCAACACTGTTTTCTGATTCTCTGACCAAACGGGATGTTGAATTACTTAAGAAAAAAAGCAATGTTCCTCATTTGGTAAACATTATGCCTGCAATAATTGTCCCCGGCAGCGTTTC contains these protein-coding regions:
- a CDS encoding ABC transporter ATP-binding protein, with protein sequence MKIIDARDIEKTYPDGTRALRGISFSIEEGMFVAIMGPSGSGKSTLLHILGFLDKETDGTYLFDGKSMKDYSEDEIAHVRNKKMGFVFQMFNLLPRTSVLDNVKLPLIYSDVKESEWDKKAFEAIESVGMSHRMHHDSSRLSGGEKQRAAMARALVNNPQIIFADEPTGNLDSKSGEMVMETLQKLNDRGHTIILITHETYTAEHAERIIHIRDGRVDSDTIVNNRNRVKDFTK
- a CDS encoding efflux RND transporter periplasmic adaptor subunit, which gives rise to MFSYLTRPAFFISALLIVAIGGLVFVAVKDDGPQYDTAIAERKDLIQEVSIIGRVVAAQHVDLAFEKIGRVAWVGVDVGDRVSKNQALVRLENGDVVALMNQAEANLKIQKATLSDLVKGSSEEEINVQKVKVANAEVSIQEAKQNLVDNIQDAFTKSDDAIRNKVDQFISNPNGTSPQMDFTISSSQLKNDIEQERVNIKSILSLWQSSLLNLSTVSVLDLYTTETKTNLNSIKGFLDDVSLAVNTVLPSSTLTQTTIDGYKSDVSIARTNINIAISNLSTAEEKLTTAESALSLAKQELILLESGATPEKIAAQEAKVEEADASVDNHRAQVAKTTIHAPISGIVTEQEAKVGEIVAANSNIVSLISTSQFEIETNIPEADIAEVVVGNTAFVTLDAYSDDDIFNAIVVSINPAETIIEGVATYKATLQFEEKDERIKSGMTANIDIITASKEAVIVVPTRAIISQNKNKIVRVLENGIMRSIVVETGIRSSEGTTEIVSGIKEGDEIIVLIRE